The following are encoded together in the Actinomycetota bacterium genome:
- the hpt gene encoding hypoxanthine phosphoribosyltransferase, with the protein MAQTRPGRVLFGEEEIARRVRELGGEITAYYRDRGVVEVTVVSVLKGGFVFLADLVRHLDLDLRLDFMAISSYHHAGERPRGVRILQDLSQSIYRRRVLLVEDIIDTGLTLSYVLRNLGEREPAEIRLCALLDRALRRIAPIELHHRGFEVGEEFLVGYGLDYRQRWRNLPCICVLEEPASQGLIR; encoded by the coding sequence ATGGCTCAGACGAGGCCGGGACGGGTGCTGTTCGGAGAGGAGGAGATAGCCCGCCGCGTGCGTGAGCTCGGTGGTGAGATCACCGCCTATTACCGAGACCGGGGGGTCGTGGAGGTGACGGTGGTGAGCGTGCTCAAAGGGGGATTCGTCTTCCTGGCCGACCTCGTGAGGCACCTGGACCTGGACCTCAGGCTGGATTTCATGGCCATCTCCAGCTACCACCACGCCGGCGAGCGTCCGCGGGGGGTACGCATACTGCAGGACCTCTCTCAGAGCATCTACCGCCGCCGCGTCCTGCTGGTCGAGGATATCATCGACACCGGCCTCACCCTGAGCTACGTGCTGCGCAACCTCGGGGAACGCGAGCCGGCGGAGATACGACTCTGCGCCCTGCTGGACCGCGCCCTACGCCGCATCGCTCCCATAGAACTCCACCACCGCGGATTCGAGGTGGGGGAGGAGTTCCTGGTGGGATACGGCCTAGACTACCGGCAGCGCTGGAGGAATCTCCCCTGCATCTGCGTGCTGGAGGAGCCGGCGTCTCAAGGCCTTATACGGTGA
- a CDS encoding D-alanyl-D-alanine carboxypeptidase — MDNSENHGRTDTPEARERLSQEERRRLAERRIRELRARRRRERRAAMRRRRMAVSLCGLSFLLLFLAAAASALASGGGEQTYISARLPASNLSTLEEMARPEGTISAPDIPAAAAALLDPGTGDMLYLKNADQSLPMASTTKIMTALLALERASPGDTVTVSETASAVGESSAWLEKGETLTVEQLTYAVLVQSANDAAAALAEHVAGSQEAFVGLMNEKAADLGLANTHFSNPHGLDAAGHHTSARDLANLAAAAMRNPEFRKIVSTRTFQLPWPGHPGPRVFENHNKLLKLYPYATGIKTGYTAKAGKCLVASAEKDGRELISVILNGGESYWDQTIALMEYGFNDFARVEYAYAGQPLAEVEVGDFPRRNVHAVGSRDLVFTVRRDRLDAYREADLAWFEWVPYPVAAGQEVGYLSLGDDGEGVNRVSLVSDVYRNRPSFLVRFFAFIAAVFARLLEWIRWLVPGW, encoded by the coding sequence ATGGATAACAGCGAGAACCACGGCCGCACGGACACACCCGAGGCTCGCGAGCGCCTCTCCCAGGAGGAAAGGCGCCGCCTCGCGGAGCGGAGGATCAGGGAGCTGCGCGCCCGCAGGCGGCGGGAGAGAAGGGCGGCCATGCGCCGCCGCCGCATGGCCGTCTCCCTGTGCGGCCTCTCCTTCCTCCTCCTCTTCCTCGCCGCCGCGGCATCGGCGCTCGCCTCGGGGGGCGGCGAGCAGACATACATCTCCGCGCGCCTACCAGCCTCCAACCTCTCGACCCTGGAGGAGATGGCCAGGCCGGAAGGGACCATTTCCGCTCCCGATATCCCCGCGGCCGCCGCGGCTTTGCTCGATCCCGGCACCGGGGACATGCTCTACCTCAAGAACGCGGACCAGTCCCTGCCCATGGCCTCTACCACCAAGATCATGACCGCACTGCTCGCCCTGGAGAGGGCCTCCCCCGGCGATACGGTGACCGTCAGCGAGACCGCCAGCGCTGTGGGGGAGTCCTCCGCCTGGCTGGAGAAAGGCGAGACCCTCACCGTGGAACAGCTCACCTACGCGGTGCTGGTGCAGTCGGCCAACGACGCCGCCGCCGCCCTGGCGGAACACGTCGCAGGCTCGCAGGAGGCCTTCGTGGGCCTGATGAACGAGAAGGCGGCCGATCTCGGACTCGCAAACACCCATTTCAGCAACCCCCACGGCCTGGACGCCGCGGGACATCACACCTCCGCGCGCGACCTGGCCAACCTCGCCGCAGCCGCCATGCGCAACCCGGAGTTCAGAAAGATCGTTTCCACCAGAACGTTCCAGTTGCCGTGGCCCGGCCATCCCGGTCCCCGCGTCTTCGAGAACCACAACAAATTGCTCAAGCTCTACCCCTACGCCACGGGCATCAAGACCGGCTACACCGCCAAGGCGGGCAAGTGCCTGGTGGCCTCGGCGGAGAAAGACGGGCGCGAGCTCATCTCGGTCATCCTCAACGGCGGGGAGAGCTACTGGGACCAGACCATCGCGCTCATGGAATACGGTTTCAACGACTTCGCGCGCGTGGAATACGCGTACGCCGGCCAGCCACTGGCGGAGGTGGAGGTGGGGGATTTTCCACGCCGCAACGTCCATGCCGTGGGATCTCGTGACCTCGTGTTCACCGTACGCCGGGATAGGCTGGACGCATACCGCGAGGCCGACCTCGCGTGGTTCGAGTGGGTTCCCTATCCCGTGGCCGCCGGCCAGGAGGTCGGCTACCTGTCGTTGGGCGATGATGGCGAGGGTGTGAACAGGGTATCCCTGGTGAGCGACGTTTACCGCAACCGGCCGTCTTTCCTGGTGCGCTTCTTCGCCTTTATCGCCGCAGTCTTCGCGCGCCTGTTGGAATGGATAAGGTGGCTGGTGCCCGGCTGGTGA
- the mgtE gene encoding magnesium transporter — translation MFFSQLQEGKVEDRAGRPVGRVHDIAMSVNGGLPQSSFLMISRSRRGRRETATVPWSWVASLAPGLVRLGRDCEEVWKSGLEPSGLLLGRHLLDRQIVDLHGNKVVRVNDLRLAEFDHRLRLTGVDVSLKALLRRLGLEKTLGTLLRAVGVDLAENTIPWAFVAPLELRSPDLRLTLTQRQLLELHPTDIADIIEQLDPEHRERLLDLLGTITAAESLSEVEPAMQADVIENLTEARASNLLEVMPPDEAADILAALPRDKAERLLNIMGVEEAETIRELLGYREDTAGGRMTPEFLAVPSHFSAADTMAYLRENAPDAETLYYVYVKDDEGRLKGVVSLRDLLTVPRDRRVEDFMYRDVVSVNVNDDQETVADVMSRYNFLALPVVDDDNVLKGIITVDDMIDVIREEAREDISHLGGLELAESGAAPSLRSRLPSIVVALLGGLAAALLLAAFRESVLPLITLSFFIPLVLRAAQDMSVVSHAVVLEEIGGKELGLRDISLITWREMRVVALISLGIALLGGTLSGLWEGRTRLGLAVGLSLLASVCLGAALGIAIPIATRSIRGEFRYTQARFSSFFVSLAALAVYLGIAAAIL, via the coding sequence ATGTTCTTCTCCCAGCTCCAGGAGGGAAAGGTCGAGGACCGCGCCGGCCGCCCGGTGGGCAGGGTCCACGATATCGCCATGAGCGTGAACGGCGGCCTTCCCCAGAGCTCTTTCCTGATGATATCGCGTTCACGCCGGGGGAGGAGAGAGACGGCCACCGTGCCCTGGAGCTGGGTCGCTTCCCTGGCGCCCGGCTTAGTCCGCCTGGGACGCGACTGCGAGGAGGTGTGGAAGAGCGGGTTGGAGCCCTCGGGCCTTCTCCTGGGGCGTCACCTGCTTGACCGTCAGATCGTGGACCTGCACGGCAACAAGGTGGTTCGGGTGAACGATCTGCGGCTGGCGGAGTTCGATCACCGCCTGCGCCTCACCGGCGTCGACGTGAGCCTGAAGGCCCTGCTGCGCCGCCTGGGACTGGAAAAGACCCTGGGGACGCTGCTGAGGGCGGTGGGGGTGGACCTCGCCGAGAACACCATACCCTGGGCCTTCGTGGCGCCCCTGGAGCTCCGCTCTCCGGACCTCAGGCTCACCCTGACCCAGAGACAGCTCCTCGAGCTGCATCCCACCGACATCGCGGACATCATAGAACAGCTTGACCCGGAACACCGCGAGCGCCTCCTGGACCTCTTGGGAACCATCACGGCGGCGGAATCCCTTTCCGAGGTTGAGCCGGCCATGCAGGCGGACGTCATCGAGAACCTCACGGAGGCCAGGGCCTCGAACCTCCTAGAGGTGATGCCCCCGGATGAGGCCGCGGACATACTCGCCGCCCTCCCCAGGGACAAGGCCGAGCGGCTGCTGAACATCATGGGGGTGGAGGAGGCGGAGACCATCAGGGAGCTCCTCGGGTACCGCGAGGACACCGCGGGGGGGAGGATGACACCCGAATTCCTGGCCGTGCCCAGCCATTTCAGCGCTGCCGATACCATGGCCTACCTGCGCGAGAACGCTCCCGACGCCGAGACCCTGTATTACGTCTACGTAAAGGACGACGAGGGGCGGCTCAAGGGAGTGGTCTCCCTGCGCGACCTCCTGACCGTGCCCCGGGACCGGCGCGTGGAGGACTTCATGTATCGAGACGTCGTCTCCGTGAACGTCAACGACGACCAGGAGACGGTGGCGGACGTGATGAGCCGTTACAACTTCCTGGCCTTGCCGGTGGTGGACGACGACAACGTGCTCAAGGGGATCATCACCGTGGACGACATGATCGACGTGATCAGGGAGGAGGCACGCGAGGACATCTCTCACCTGGGGGGCCTGGAGCTTGCGGAGTCCGGCGCAGCTCCGTCCCTGCGCAGCCGCCTGCCGTCCATCGTGGTGGCGCTCCTGGGCGGACTGGCGGCGGCCTTGTTACTCGCCGCCTTCCGCGAGTCCGTCCTCCCCCTCATCACCCTCTCCTTCTTCATCCCCCTGGTGCTGAGGGCGGCGCAGGACATGAGCGTCGTCTCCCATGCCGTGGTCCTGGAGGAGATCGGGGGCAAGGAGCTGGGACTACGGGATATCTCCCTCATCACCTGGCGTGAGATGAGGGTGGTGGCGCTCATCTCCCTGGGGATCGCCCTGCTGGGCGGGACGCTCTCCGGGCTCTGGGAAGGCCGGACGCGCCTGGGACTCGCGGTAGGGCTCTCCCTTTTAGCCTCCGTCTGCCTGGGGGCGGCCTTGGGCATCGCCATCCCCATCGCGACCCGGAGCATAAGGGGCGAGTTCAGGTACACCCAGGCCCGCTTCTCCTCGTTCTTCGTGAGCCTGGCCGCCCTCGCCGTATACCTGGGCATCGCCGCGGCGATCCTTTGA
- a CDS encoding Mut7-C RNAse domain-containing protein — protein sequence MAGPSRETRFLADRMLGRLARYLRFLGYDVSYPPPSTDTALIAAARAEGRVLLTRDRGILERASGGKPVVVEIASSSVLEQVAQLYSEGWLGGRFPPRCCECNSRLEEISSEEARHLVPPFVLAVQVRFALCAVCNAVLWEGSHWESFHAAISRGSGGLTPPEEGA from the coding sequence GTGGCAGGGCCGAGTAGGGAGACGCGCTTCCTGGCCGACCGCATGCTGGGCAGGCTGGCGCGTTACCTACGTTTCCTCGGATACGACGTCTCCTATCCCCCTCCATCTACCGACACCGCCCTCATTGCGGCGGCGCGCGCCGAAGGCCGGGTCCTGCTCACGCGGGACCGGGGAATACTCGAACGGGCGTCAGGGGGGAAGCCGGTGGTGGTGGAGATCGCCTCCTCCTCGGTGCTGGAGCAGGTGGCGCAGCTGTACTCCGAGGGCTGGCTGGGCGGGCGCTTCCCGCCTCGCTGCTGCGAATGCAACTCCCGCCTGGAAGAGATCTCCTCGGAGGAGGCGAGGCACCTGGTACCGCCTTTCGTGCTGGCGGTGCAGGTGCGCTTCGCGCTGTGCGCCGTCTGCAACGCCGTGCTCTGGGAGGGCAGCCACTGGGAATCCTTTCACGCCGCCATCTCGCGCGGGAGCGGCGGTTTGACACCCCCGGAAGAGGGCGCATAG
- a CDS encoding MerR family transcriptional regulator — translation METGKEKMSIGDLLKSLKGEFPDLTISKIRFLESEGLLSPERTPSGYRKFSQADAQRLRFILKLQREKYLPLKVIREKINELESGRARAGDLVPGMAGSLEIGEDLAAYDDTVLLREEAPAALEVSPSFISTLEEFGLVRARQGDNGPYFDKEDVKILRIAREFSRYGLEPRHMRMYENLTDREAMAFEQIITPALMSKDPEARRRALDNLLQLVNLSRELKDLLLKNRVKEYFVKAGQPVPF, via the coding sequence ATGGAGACCGGCAAGGAGAAGATGAGCATCGGGGACCTGCTCAAGTCCCTCAAGGGAGAGTTCCCTGACCTGACCATCTCCAAGATCAGGTTCCTGGAGAGCGAGGGCCTGCTGTCGCCGGAACGCACTCCCTCGGGGTACCGCAAGTTCAGCCAGGCGGACGCGCAGCGGCTCAGGTTCATCCTCAAGCTCCAGCGCGAGAAGTATCTCCCCCTGAAGGTTATCAGGGAGAAGATCAACGAGCTGGAGAGCGGCAGGGCTCGCGCGGGAGACCTGGTGCCGGGCATGGCCGGCTCCCTGGAGATAGGAGAGGATCTGGCGGCATACGACGACACGGTGCTGCTCAGGGAAGAGGCGCCCGCAGCCCTGGAGGTCAGCCCCTCCTTCATATCCACCCTGGAGGAATTCGGCCTCGTCAGGGCTCGACAGGGCGACAACGGCCCCTACTTCGACAAGGAGGACGTGAAGATCCTGCGCATAGCGCGGGAGTTCTCGCGCTACGGACTTGAGCCGCGCCACATGCGTATGTACGAGAACCTCACCGACCGCGAGGCCATGGCCTTCGAGCAGATCATCACCCCGGCGCTGATGTCCAAGGACCCCGAGGCCAGGCGCCGCGCCCTGGACAACCTGCTCCAACTGGTGAACCTATCGCGCGAACTCAAGGACCTGCTGCTGAAGAACCGGGTCAAGGAATATTTCGTCAAGGCCGGCCAGCCCGTGCCTTTCTGA
- a CDS encoding FHA domain-containing protein, whose product MFCNLCGHENPDGSLYCARCGARIEPQGEGGESTIGLPPVESEVEEEVEVSLPAEALKSGTAILVIKKGPDAGMTFTLDHDLVSIGRHPESDIFLDDITVSRKHAEIRREASSFTLMDTGSLNGTYLNRERIESAVLQSGDEIQIGKYRLLFFAAPD is encoded by the coding sequence TTGTTCTGCAATCTCTGCGGGCACGAGAACCCGGACGGGAGCCTCTACTGTGCCCGTTGCGGCGCCAGGATAGAGCCGCAGGGCGAGGGCGGCGAAAGCACCATCGGCCTTCCTCCCGTGGAGAGCGAGGTGGAGGAAGAGGTCGAGGTCTCGCTTCCCGCGGAGGCCCTGAAGAGCGGCACGGCCATACTGGTGATAAAGAAAGGCCCGGATGCCGGCATGACCTTCACCCTTGACCACGACCTGGTGTCCATCGGCAGGCATCCCGAGAGCGATATCTTCCTCGACGACATAACCGTGTCCCGCAAGCACGCGGAGATACGCCGCGAGGCTTCCTCCTTCACCCTCATGGATACCGGTTCCCTGAACGGCACCTATCTCAACCGGGAGCGCATCGAATCCGCCGTGCTCCAGAGCGGCGACGAGATACAGATCGGGAAATACCGGCTCCTCTTCTTCGCGGCTCCGGACTGA
- a CDS encoding lipoate--protein ligase family protein — MALDHALLASAAREGFMPTLRFYRWSPPALSIGRFQPVREVDLTACEEEGIGVVRRPTGGKSILHMDDFTYSIVLPGSWELPRSVVAAYLVICSGIIAALREVGVEAYVQSRNGEDYRVSGGACFAATTRADLVWEGRKLCGSAQVRRSGAILQHGSLFLSDRAETQFRVLSFPSREERATALHDYRRRCATLEEAGCRASWEELGCAFLRGFQEAFEVEIAEGELTQWERGLWRRLEDAYRSREWLLNADSRPLPAPVPADA; from the coding sequence ATGGCCCTTGATCACGCCCTGCTCGCATCCGCGGCGCGAGAGGGCTTCATGCCCACCCTACGCTTCTACCGCTGGTCCCCACCCGCGCTCTCCATCGGACGCTTCCAGCCCGTGCGCGAGGTGGACCTTACGGCGTGCGAGGAGGAGGGGATCGGGGTGGTGCGGAGGCCCACGGGGGGCAAGAGCATCCTCCACATGGACGATTTTACCTACAGCATCGTGCTTCCCGGGAGCTGGGAGCTGCCGCGCAGCGTGGTGGCCGCCTACCTGGTCATCTGCAGTGGCATCATCGCCGCGCTGCGCGAAGTGGGGGTGGAGGCATACGTGCAATCCCGGAACGGCGAAGACTACCGCGTCTCGGGAGGAGCGTGCTTTGCCGCCACCACCAGGGCGGACCTGGTGTGGGAGGGTCGCAAACTCTGCGGCAGCGCGCAGGTGAGGCGCAGTGGCGCCATCCTGCAGCACGGCTCCCTCTTTCTATCCGACCGCGCGGAGACCCAGTTCCGCGTCCTCTCCTTTCCCTCGCGTGAAGAGCGCGCGACGGCGCTCCACGACTACCGGCGCCGCTGCGCGACCCTGGAGGAGGCGGGGTGCCGCGCGAGCTGGGAAGAGCTGGGATGCGCCTTCCTGCGCGGCTTCCAGGAGGCCTTTGAGGTAGAGATCGCGGAAGGCGAGCTCACGCAGTGGGAGAGAGGGCTCTGGCGCAGGCTGGAGGATGCCTACAGATCGCGGGAATGGCTCCTCAACGCCGATTCGCGCCCCCTTCCCGCACCCGTGCCGGCGGACGCGTGA
- a CDS encoding cysteine hydrolase — MLNDFVADEGALVVPGARRIVPRIAEIIAEARRQGVPVIYVTDSHRDDDHEFKYWPPHAVSGTWGAQVVDELAPHPGDYMVPKRRYSAFFGTDLDNYLREMGVRNLYLTGVLTNICVYATALDASMRNYTVKVFRDAVASLSEETDRFIFRQLEEVLQAELL; from the coding sequence ATGCTCAACGATTTCGTCGCGGATGAGGGAGCGCTGGTGGTGCCTGGCGCCCGGCGTATCGTGCCGCGCATCGCGGAAATCATCGCCGAGGCGCGCCGCCAGGGCGTGCCCGTCATCTACGTGACCGACAGCCACCGCGATGACGACCACGAGTTCAAATACTGGCCACCCCATGCAGTGAGCGGTACCTGGGGAGCTCAGGTGGTGGACGAGCTGGCTCCCCATCCCGGCGACTACATGGTGCCCAAGCGGAGATACAGCGCCTTTTTCGGCACCGACCTCGATAATTACCTCAGGGAGATGGGGGTGAGGAACCTCTACCTGACGGGCGTTCTCACCAACATCTGCGTCTACGCCACCGCCCTGGACGCCTCCATGCGCAACTACACGGTCAAGGTCTTCAGGGACGCTGTGGCCTCACTGAGCGAGGAGACCGACCGCTTCATCTTCCGGCAACTGGAGGAAGTGCTGCAGGCGGAGCTTCTGTAG
- a CDS encoding NTP transferase domain-containing protein, protein MKAVIMAGGQGTRLRPLTSNQPKPMLPVVNRPMMEHIVNLLRRCGFSEAVVTLQFLPTLISNYFGDGEEWGVAMRYSTESTPLGTAGSVKNSSAFLDDTFVVISGDALTDIDLNRAVEFHRRVGAAATLTLIRVENPLEFGIVVTDPEGRIERFLEKPNWGQVFSDTINTGIYVLEPEVLDLIPEGQPFDFSKDLFPRLLEKGFPLYGYVADGYWCDIGNFEQYIAAHRDILDRRVNIDPPGFRVAENIWVGEGVDIEEGAEIRGPAVLGDHCKVERGAVVREYSVLGHNVAVKGESFVHRAIIYDNSYVGNGCHLRGCVVGKNCDLKGNVRLEEGVVIGDECLIGENVLVNHDVKIYPFKTVEAGATVNTSIIWESKGLRTLFGKRAVSGIMNIDITPEQALRIAMAYGSGLPMGTTVVTSRDASRSARTIKRAVITGLNSAGINVSDLEISPSPVNRFAIKAERAVGGVDVRISAFDPQSIEIRFFDEEGIDISEGKQRDIEKVFYQANFRRAFVDEIGAIIFPPRVLEMYANSLLAQVDLESLRRRRFRLVVDYAYGSCSAVLPSILGRMGCDVLGLNAFTDEKKVTLSQEELSSSLRNLSQLVKTSEAELGIMLDNAGERLYLLDGRGRQVPPQSTLLLFVKLLSETGRKGKIAVPVSMTSRVEDIAEAYGNEVVRTKVSRSELMRASLDGGVVFAGAGSGGFIFPSFLPTYDAMASTAILLDRLCAYGRPLSELVDELPPVHLLSEEIPASWDQKGMIMRRLVEDEGDGGRLELVDGVKVNLDGGAWILILPDPDEPSLHLICEAEDDTRAARIIGEYVKRIMDMTAG, encoded by the coding sequence ATGAAGGCGGTGATCATGGCGGGCGGGCAGGGCACCAGGTTGCGCCCCCTCACCAGCAACCAACCCAAGCCCATGCTCCCGGTGGTCAACCGGCCCATGATGGAGCATATCGTGAACCTGCTCCGACGCTGCGGTTTCAGCGAGGCCGTGGTGACCCTGCAGTTCCTCCCCACCCTCATCAGCAACTACTTCGGTGACGGAGAGGAATGGGGCGTGGCCATGCGCTATTCCACCGAGTCGACCCCTCTGGGGACGGCGGGAAGCGTGAAGAACTCCTCGGCGTTTCTGGATGACACCTTCGTGGTCATCAGCGGCGACGCCCTCACGGACATCGACCTCAACCGGGCGGTCGAATTCCACCGCCGCGTGGGAGCCGCGGCCACCCTCACCCTCATCCGGGTGGAGAATCCCCTGGAGTTCGGCATCGTGGTCACCGACCCGGAGGGGCGCATTGAACGTTTCCTGGAGAAGCCCAACTGGGGCCAGGTGTTCAGCGACACCATCAACACCGGTATCTACGTCCTGGAGCCCGAGGTGCTGGATCTCATACCCGAAGGCCAGCCCTTCGACTTCTCCAAGGACCTCTTCCCCCGGCTGCTGGAAAAGGGATTTCCGCTCTATGGCTACGTGGCGGACGGCTACTGGTGCGACATCGGCAACTTCGAGCAGTACATCGCCGCACATCGCGATATCCTGGACCGTAGGGTGAACATCGACCCTCCGGGATTCCGTGTGGCCGAGAACATCTGGGTGGGCGAGGGGGTGGACATCGAGGAGGGCGCCGAGATCAGGGGTCCCGCGGTGCTGGGCGACCACTGCAAGGTAGAGAGGGGTGCGGTGGTGCGTGAATACAGCGTCCTGGGGCACAACGTCGCCGTGAAGGGCGAGAGCTTCGTACACCGCGCCATCATCTACGACAACTCCTATGTGGGCAACGGCTGCCACCTCCGGGGGTGCGTGGTGGGAAAGAACTGCGACCTCAAAGGGAACGTGCGCCTGGAGGAGGGGGTGGTGATAGGGGACGAGTGCCTCATCGGCGAGAACGTGCTGGTGAACCACGACGTGAAGATATATCCCTTCAAGACGGTGGAGGCGGGGGCCACGGTGAACACCAGCATCATCTGGGAATCCAAGGGCCTGCGCACCCTCTTCGGCAAACGCGCGGTCTCCGGGATCATGAACATCGACATCACCCCCGAACAGGCCCTGCGTATCGCCATGGCCTACGGCTCGGGGCTTCCCATGGGCACCACGGTGGTCACCTCTCGCGACGCCTCCCGCTCCGCGCGTACCATCAAGAGGGCGGTGATAACCGGCCTGAACTCGGCGGGCATCAACGTCTCCGACCTCGAGATCTCTCCCTCGCCGGTGAACCGTTTCGCCATCAAGGCGGAGCGCGCAGTGGGAGGGGTGGACGTGCGCATCTCCGCCTTCGACCCCCAGTCCATCGAGATCCGCTTCTTCGACGAGGAGGGCATCGACATCTCCGAGGGCAAACAGCGGGACATCGAAAAGGTGTTCTACCAGGCCAATTTTCGCCGCGCCTTCGTGGACGAGATCGGGGCCATCATCTTCCCGCCACGCGTCCTGGAGATGTACGCCAACTCCCTCCTGGCGCAGGTGGACCTGGAGTCCCTGCGCAGGCGGCGCTTCCGCCTGGTGGTGGACTACGCCTACGGGAGCTGCAGCGCCGTGCTGCCCTCCATCCTGGGCAGGATGGGATGCGACGTCCTGGGGCTGAACGCCTTCACCGACGAGAAAAAAGTCACCCTCAGCCAGGAGGAGCTTTCCTCTTCCCTGCGCAACCTCTCGCAGCTGGTGAAGACCTCCGAGGCGGAGCTCGGCATCATGCTGGACAACGCGGGGGAAAGGCTCTATCTCCTCGACGGCCGGGGCAGGCAGGTCCCGCCACAATCGACCCTGCTGCTCTTCGTGAAGCTGCTGTCGGAGACGGGCCGCAAGGGAAAGATAGCGGTGCCGGTGAGCATGACCTCCCGGGTGGAGGACATCGCGGAGGCATACGGCAACGAGGTGGTGCGCACCAAGGTGAGCCGCAGCGAGCTCATGCGCGCCTCCCTCGACGGAGGGGTGGTCTTCGCGGGGGCGGGGAGCGGGGGCTTCATCTTCCCGTCCTTCCTGCCCACCTACGACGCCATGGCAAGCACGGCCATCCTCCTTGACAGACTCTGCGCCTACGGCAGGCCTCTTTCCGAGCTGGTGGACGAGCTCCCTCCGGTGCACCTGCTCTCGGAGGAGATCCCCGCCTCCTGGGACCAGAAGGGGATGATCATGCGCCGGCTGGTGGAGGATGAGGGGGACGGCGGGAGGCTGGAGCTGGTGGACGGCGTGAAGGTCAACCTCGACGGCGGGGCATGGATCCTCATCCTGCCCGACCCGGACGAGCCCTCCCTCCATCTCATTTGCGAGGCTGAGGACGATACGCGCGCCGCGCGCATCATCGGGGAATACGTCAAAAGGATCATGGACATGACCGCCGGATGA
- a CDS encoding MBL fold metallo-hydrolase, giving the protein MTVDFTAERPLAEAVRVTWLGHAMFKLEDGAGNRLVTDPYGEGVGYSLPDVEADLVLVSHDHFDHGNVALVKGSPAVIREPGEREVNGIRITGFPTYHDASGGRERGSNIVFRWEMQGLTFVHLGDLGHSLEPDLASRLRGADVLFVPVGGTFTIDDAQAASLVQELAPRVAVPMHYRNSGCSFPILTEEPFTARFSRVERAGKSPVFVAPGELPEPTLVLVMDFVS; this is encoded by the coding sequence ATGACCGTCGACTTCACCGCCGAGAGGCCGCTCGCTGAAGCGGTGCGCGTGACCTGGCTGGGGCACGCCATGTTCAAGCTCGAGGACGGGGCGGGGAACCGCCTGGTGACGGATCCCTACGGCGAGGGGGTGGGATACTCCCTTCCCGACGTGGAGGCGGACCTGGTGCTGGTGAGCCACGACCACTTCGACCACGGCAACGTCGCCCTGGTAAAAGGCTCCCCCGCGGTGATAAGGGAGCCCGGCGAGCGGGAGGTGAACGGGATACGCATCACCGGCTTCCCCACCTATCACGACGCCAGCGGGGGCAGGGAACGCGGGAGCAATATAGTTTTCCGCTGGGAGATGCAGGGGCTGACCTTCGTACACCTCGGGGACCTCGGACACTCCCTCGAACCCGACCTCGCCTCGCGCCTGCGGGGCGCGGACGTCCTGTTCGTGCCCGTGGGAGGCACCTTCACCATCGACGACGCCCAGGCCGCTTCCCTGGTGCAGGAACTGGCTCCGCGGGTGGCGGTCCCCATGCATTACCGCAACTCCGGTTGCTCGTTCCCCATCCTCACCGAGGAGCCCTTCACGGCGCGGTTCTCGCGCGTGGAGAGGGCGGGGAAGTCCCCCGTGTTCGTGGCGCCGGGAGAGCTCCCCGAGCCGACCCTGGTGCTGGTGATGGATTTCGTCTCCTGA
- the pgsA gene encoding CDP-diacylglycerol--glycerol-3-phosphate 3-phosphatidyltransferase, whose translation MIRKNIANFFTCLRIILIPVVLWLISAASTSRVDGAHYWALGVFVFAAATDFIDGQIARRTNTISEFGKVVDPLADRLLVISVLVALMWRHFLPLWMGLLIVSRDALMLIGAPVVGISDPKIREKLAVHWTGKLATALLFAAICAFLLWNLPQASGEAGFFDRVNPLGFALFCVGIVFSYLSGFIYIRRGIKILGAESAPGS comes from the coding sequence ATGATCAGGAAGAACATCGCTAACTTCTTCACCTGCCTGCGCATCATCCTCATACCCGTGGTGCTGTGGCTCATCTCCGCCGCCTCCACCTCCAGGGTGGACGGCGCCCATTACTGGGCCCTGGGGGTGTTCGTGTTCGCCGCCGCCACCGATTTCATCGATGGCCAGATCGCCCGCCGTACCAACACCATCAGCGAGTTCGGCAAGGTGGTCGATCCCCTGGCGGACAGACTGCTGGTGATCTCGGTGCTGGTGGCCCTGATGTGGCGCCATTTCCTTCCCCTTTGGATGGGCTTGCTCATCGTGAGCCGCGACGCCCTTATGCTCATAGGCGCGCCGGTGGTGGGCATCAGCGACCCGAAGATACGCGAGAAGCTGGCCGTGCACTGGACGGGAAAGCTGGCCACCGCCCTGCTCTTCGCCGCCATCTGCGCCTTCCTGCTCTGGAACCTGCCGCAGGCCTCTGGTGAGGCGGGCTTTTTCGACCGCGTGAACCCCCTCGGTTTCGCGCTTTTCTGCGTGGGGATCGTCTTTTCCTACCTCAGCGGTTTCATCTATATCCGCAGGGGTATAAAGATCTTAGGCGCCGAGAGCGCCCCCGGCTCCTGA